TCGGTCTTCGGGTAGTTCGGCCGGGCGGGTCATCTCGTAGCGGTTCAGGATGGTGACCGCGTACCCGGCGGCGTCCAGGATCCCGTCCGCGGCCGATCGCATCATCAACTGGTAGGCGTGTCCACCATCCGCGACAACCATCGCGGCATCGGCGGCATCACGCCGATCGTCGTACCGCTCCCCCGCGTCCGCAGCGTTCGCAGCAGCGACCAGGTAATGCTCACGCGCCTCCAGAAACCGCCTCCGGGCAAACGTCAGATGAGCGAGCTTGCGAGCAAGGGACCGTACGCCGCCACTCGCCACCCGCAGGTCCGGAGCCAGCAGATCGAACTCCTGCTGCCACTCCTCCCCCGCCTCCAACCGCTCCTCGAGCTTGGTGGCCAACCGATCGGCCCAAGCCACATGCAGCGCCGCAACCTCGTCGTACTCGTCCTTGAGCTCCTCAAGCGCAAACACCCGCACCGTCTCCAGCATCCGCCAGCGACTGATCCCCGCGTGCTGACTACGGTGCAGCAGGCTCTTGTCGGTCAGCCGACCCAGGAGGTCGCTCAGCTCGCCCCGACTACTGCCCGGCGTCACACCAGCAACCGCAGCGAGGTCGAACCCACCAACAAACACACCCAGCCGCCGGAACAGCCGACGCTCGTCGTCACCAAGCAGCTCGTAGCTCCAGCCGATCACCTGCGCCAGAGAGTTGTGCCGCTCGTTCGGACCACGTCCTCCGGACAGGAGCCGCAGCCGATCGTCCAGCGCCGCCAAGAGCCCGTCCGGACCCAGCGACCCAGCACGAGCCGCAGCCAGCTCAATAGCCAGCGGTACGCCGTCCAGCTCGGCACACACCTTCTGAGCAAGCTCACTGTCATCTGCCACCTCAGGCGCGACCAAAGCGGCCCTGTCGCGGAAGAGCTGCTCTGCCTCAGCTCCTAGCGTCAGCGGCCCCAGCTGCACCGGCCGCTCCCCCGCCACGCCGAGACGCTCGCGGCTCGTGACCAGTACTGCCGTTTCGGTCGCCTCGGTCAGGATGCGAGCGACCAGACCCGCCACGTCGTCCAGCAGATGCTCGCAGTTGTCCAGGACGAGCAAAGTGCGGCCGCGCTTGAGCCGTTCGAGTACGGCGTCCGCGAGCGTCTGCGGTGGTTGCTCCGTGACCTGCAGCGCTTCGGCAACCGCAGCGACCACAAAGCCCGGACGTACCGGGACCAGATCGACGACCGCACCGCCGTAGGGGTAGTTGTCGGCGACGTCCGCTGCAACGCGTAGCGCCAGACGGGTCTTGCCCACGCCACCAGGTCCGAGCAGGCTGACGAGGCGGTTGCTGCCGAGTGCTCTGGTCAGCTGTGCGCGGTCATGCTCGCGGCCGACAAACGTCGTACCCGGTCCGGCCGGCGTACTGAAGCCCGGAGGTTGTGACTCGGCCACGTCCGCCAGCGCGGCGAGCTCGTGCCGGTCCGCGACGCCGTACTTGCGCAGCAGCGAGGAGATGTGGCTCTCGACGGTCCGGATGCTGATGTGCAGTCGCCGGGCGATCTGCGCGTTCGAGCGGTCGCCCGCGAGCGCCGCGAGTACCTCGGCCTCTCGCGCCGACACGTCCTTCGGACCAGCCATTGGCCCATCATGCGGGATCCGTGGTCCTTCCGTGGCCGGTACGGACGACTTTCCGTGGCACCCGCGCCGACTGTGGAAGCACAACCTCGGAATCAGGAGAAGACCATGGGACGCGTACTGCTGGACATCACGATGTCGCTCGACGGATTCGTCACCGGACCGGGAGCGGACCTCACGCACGGCCTCGGGATCGGCGGTGATCCGCTGCACGACTGGCTCGCCGGCGAGGCCGAGGCCGACCGCGAGGCGTTCGAGCGCACCAGCGCGAACATCGGCGCCGTACTGATGGGACGGCGGACGTTCGACCTCATCGACGGGCCGCGGGGCTGGAGCGCCGACGGGTTCAGCGGCGAGCGGCCGGCGATCTATGTGGTGACCTCGAATCCGCCGAGCCGGGTCCGCCTCGACGGCTGGTTCGAGTTCGTGCCGGACGGGATCGAGGCCGCGCTCAAACTCGCACGGGCCGCGGCGGGTGCGCGGGACGTGATGATCATGGGCGGCGGGCACCTGTGCCGGCAGTACCTGTACGCCGGGCTTGTCGACGAACTGCGGGTCCACGTCGCGCCGATCGTGCTCGGCGACGGCACCCCGCTGTTCGAGCGGACCACGCTGACACCGATCCGGCTGGTGCCACGGGACACTACAAGCACACCGAACGCGACCCACCTGACGTACGACGTACCTCATCAGGAGCTGTGATGACACAGGAGATCCTCGACCGGCGTGCGGCGGCGGTCATCGAAGCCAACAAGTACATGGCACTCGGAACGGTCGGCGCGGACGGGCTGCCCTGGGTCACGCCGGTGTACTTCACACCGGACGGGCACGACACGTTCTACTGGGCGTCGTCGCCGAACTCGCTGCACTCGCGCAACCTCGCGGAGCGGCCGGATGTGAGCATCGCGATCTTCGACTCGACCGTGCCGATCGGTGGTGCGTCGGCGGTGTACTTCCGGGCGAAGGCCGCTCTCGTCCCGGACGACGAGCTGGAAGCGTGCGCGACGCTCTACTCGTCGCGGCACGCAGAGCTGCGCGCGTTCTCCGCCGACGAACTGCGCGACGACCTCCGCCTGTACCGCGCCCGCGCCACCGAGCACTGGATCCTGGTCACGGGCCGCGACCCGGAGTACGGCACCGGGCTCGACTCGCGGCGACCCGTGTGGGCCTGATGACCCGCTGACACGCAATCCTGCCGGAGAGCAACGTCTGGTTGAGCGGAAGGCAGGACATGAACGACTGGTGGACCGATCGCAAGCAGAACCAGCAGCTCTCCAACCTGGAGAGCGAGATGTCGTACGCGCGCCAGGAGGCCTCGAGCCTCCGATCCCAGTTGTCCCGGGTCCAGGGCAGCCTGCAGAGCCGCGTGGACAGCATGTCTCGTGCGTTCGACGCGTTCGTCGAGCTGTCCGACCTCCGCCACGAGACCGCCGGTTTCGTCGACGCCGCCGAGCTCCGCCGCTACGCCAGCCGGGTGCTCTCCGCGATGGCGTCCAGCAGTGAGATTCCGGAGGCCGGCGCACCTGTCGCCCGGTACTGGTTGAGCCCCGCCACCCAGGCACTGATCTCCCTGCACGCCTCCACGCCGGACGAGCAGGCGATCAGTACGGCGATGGAACTCGACCAGCGCCGTACGTCGATCTACCTGTCGCTGGCGCTTGCGGTGCTCGGGCAGCGGCACCAGGTGCAGAACGAGTGGCTGGACGTCGCGTTCGGCGTACCGGCCGCAGACGGAACGCTGACCAGGGTGCAGCGGGTGCTGTGGACGACAGCTGCGCGTGGCGGGTTCGGGGCGGACGGTCTAGAGCTCGTGGTGAAGCGACTGCAGTCGGCCGCGTCCCCCGACGGCGGGTGGCTGTCCCGACTCGAGAACCGCGGCAGCTCCAGCCGCTCGAGCGGGCCTCGTCTCAAGGAGACCGAGCCGCAGGACGACGCAGCGAACCGCTTGAGCCGGATCCGCAACGCCGTCGAGACGATCCTCGGCAACACCGAGGCCCGCGAACCCGACCCCGACCTGAACTACCCCGAGACCCGCAAGACCGACAGCACCCCGGACGACGCCAAGTCGTCCCGTCGCAAGGCCAAGTCGTCAGCCGACGCCGACAACGAGCCGGCCGAGGACAGTGCCGCGGCCATGCTGCGGCTGCTGATCTCCGAGGGCAGCGAGCCGGAGCGCGAGACCCTGGCCCGGATCGCCGTACTGCGTGCACGGGTGAGCGGGGCCGCCGAGCCCACCGCCCAGGCGCTCGAGGACTCTGCCGGCACGGTCGACGCGCTGCTCACCGAGGACCTCAGCCTGTCCGCCGACCCGCACCTGTCGACCGCCGCCCTGCACGTCGTCGGTCCGCTGGTGCTGCCCGCGGTCGAGACCGTGGCACAGACCGCCGAACTCCCGGGCCCGTCGCAGGTCTCCATCGGCAGCGGCACTCACGCGATCACCATCCGCGCCGACGGACCCGACCAGCTCGAACTCGGCAAGGCGACGTCATCGCTCACGGCAGCCGCCGGAGTCATGTCCACTGGCCAGCGCGCCACTCCGATCGGCCTGCTGGTCGGCGGCGCGGTGGTGGCGGTCGGGCTCGGGTTGCTCCTGCACTGGTTCTGGATCCTGGTCGGCCTGGTCGTGATGGCCTTCGGCCTCAACAGCTATGTGCAGCTGCGGCGCGCCATCAACAACGACAAGACCAGAGCCGCCGGAGAGGTAGCCAACCTCAACGAACGCTGCACGACGGCCGCGACCGCCCTCTCGAACTACCTCAACAACGCCGACGCCCGAAAGACCGCCATCGCCGACGACCTCACCACCATCCGCGAGCAACTAACCACCTGAATCACCGGATCCGTTCACACCAAAGGCGGCCAGCAGAACCTTCTCCCCTGTCGACAACGGACAGGAGATCCGGCTCTCCGGTCCGATGTGCGGGTGGTGATCGCCCGATCCGGGGTCGTGCGACAGGTGGCACGCGTCGAGCAGACGACCGGTTATCTCCTCGCGTTGTGGGTTCTCTACTGATACACGCACGGAGAACCCTGCACAGGAGGGGATAACCCCGGCTGTGCTGAGATGGTGTGGGGCAGCGTCGAAGGGGCGGGTCGGTTCGCGCGGAACGCCTGCCGTGTGTCCGGGATCGCGCCGAGTCGTGGCGTTTCGTTGGCCACTGGACCGTCGAGTCGTGGATCGAGGCTGCGTTTGACCGCCGAAATCTACGACTCGAGGAAACGCGGGTGACTGCGGCACGGCGGTCGAGAGGTCGACGGAGCAGCCCAACCACCCACACCTGCATCACAAGCGCCGGAGATCCCCTCCGGGAATGGGACAGCCCGGCTCGGGGGGCCGAGCCGGGCTGTTGGTGGCGCGGGGTCAGGACTTGCGCTTGGTGACTTCTTCGGTGGCGGTGGGGAGGACCTTGTGGAGGTCTCCGACCACGCCGAAGTCGACCAGTTCGAAGATCGGGGCCTCGGGGTCCTTGTTGACCGCGACGATCGTCTTCGAGGTCTGCATGCCGGCGCGGTGCTGGATCGCGCCGGAGATACCGGCCGCGACGTACAGCTGCGGCGACACGGTCTTGCCGGTCTGGCCGACCTGGTAGGCGTGCGGGTACCACCCCGAGTCCACCGCCGCGCGCGACGCACCGACAGCGGCACCGAGCGAGTCGGCGAACGCCTCGATCGGGGCGAAGTCACCGCCGGTACCGCGGCCACCGGACACGATGATCGCGGCCTCGGTCAGCTCCGGACGACCCGTCGCCTCCCGCGGCTTCGACTCCACGATCCGCGCCGTCTTCGCGGCGTCGGAGATCGTGACGTCGAACTCCTCCACCTCCGGCGAGGTCTCGGCGGCCTCGGGAGTGGCGGCGTTCGGCTTGACCGTGATGATCGGCGTGCCATGCGTGACCTTCGCCTGCACGGTGAAGTTGCCCGCGAACACCGACTGCGTCGTGACAGCGCCGCCATCGGCAGCGACGACGTCGACGGCGTCGGTGATCAGGCCCGAGTCCAGCTTGACCGCGAGCCGGGCCGCGATCTCCTTGCCCTCGGCGCTCGACGAGATCAGGATCGCCGACGGCTCGATCTTCGCCGCGACCTGCGCCAGCGCCTCGGCCTTGGGCGCCACCAGGAACTGCGTGAGCTCCGGGTTCGACAACGCGATCACCTTCGTCGCGCCGTACTGCCCGAGAGCCGGCAGCGCCGCCTGCACATCAGTGACACCCTCACCGACGAACACTGCGACCGGCTCGCCGAGGCGGCGGGCGATCGTGAGGAGCTCGGCGGTCGTCTTGCGGACCACACCCGCGGTGTGGTCGACGAGAACCAGAACGTTCGACATAACTAGACCCGCACCCCTCAGAGGAACTTGTTCGTGGACAGGAACTCGACCAGCCCGGCAGCGCCGCTACCGTCCTCGTCGGTGACGATCGTGCCGGCCGTCCGCGCCGGACGGGCGGTCACCTCGACCACCTCGGTCCACGCCGACGAGCCGCCCACCTGCTCCGGGGTCAGCTCGAGGTCGGCCAGCGACCACGTCTCGACCGGCTTCTTCTTCGCGGCCATGATCCCCTTGAACGACGGGTAGCGCGGCTCGTTCGCCTGGTCCGACACCGACAGCACCAACGGCAGCGTGCCCTCGATGGTCTCGCTCGCGGTGTCACCGTCACGGCGGATCCGCACGGTCTGCCCGTCGACGGTCACCTCCGAGCCCAGCGTCACGGCCGGCAGGCCAAGCCGCTCCGACACCATCGCCGGCACGACACCCATCCCGCCGTCGGTCGAACCCATGCCGAACACGACCAGGTCCGCCTCGAGCTTGCCCAGCGCCTTGGACAGGATCAGCGAGGTGGCGACCGCGTCCGAACCGTGGATCGCGTCGTCGAGAACGTGGACACCGGCGTCGGCGCCCATCTGCAGACCCTTCTTCACCGCGTCCGCAGCCTGCTCGGGGCCGACCGTGAGAACGGTCACCACAGAGTCGTCCCCGGCCTCCTTCACGGTCAATGCGGTCTCGACGGCATACTCGTCCAGCTCGGACAGCAGCCCGTCGACACCCGCACGGTCCACCGTGTTGTCCTCCGGGCGGAAGCGGCGGTCCGCGGTGGCATCCGGCACGAACTTCGCGCAGACGACGATCTTCATAGCGTGTGGGACCCCTTCTGGTTAACGGTCTCTGCCAAGCCTGCCACGGATGTTACTCACGAGAAACATAACGGCGGTGCGAGTCCGATCACAGTCGCGTGGACGACTAGGCTGAGTCAGTGACCGAGACGTTACCGCTGACCGGTGAGAGGACCGCGCCCGGGATCTGGCACGAGAACTATTGGTTCGCGCGCCATGACGCCGCCTATCGCTGGATCACGGCCCACCTGCCGATCGGGACCGGCCGGATCCTCGACGCCGGCTGCGGCGAGGGCTACGGCGCGGAACTGCTCCGGCTCGCCGGAGCGAGCCCGGTGACCGGTCTCGACTATGAAGATACGACGTTGCGGCACGTCCGCCGCGTTTATCCACAGATCAAGGTCGCGCGGGGCAACCTTGTGCAGACGCCCTTTGCGGACAACGCGTTCGAGACCGTCACCTCACTGCAGACGATCGAGCACCTCTGGGAGCAGCCGCGGTTCGTCGCGGAGTGCGCGCGCGTTCTCGCGCCCGGAGGAACCTTGGTCCTCAGTACGCCGAACCGCCTGACCTTCCCGAGCGGGAACTGGTACCACACGCGCGAACTCACCGCCGCCGAGTTCATCGAACTCCTCGAGCCGCATTTCGAGATCACGCAGGCTCTCGGACTCCACCACGGCGAACGGCTGACGTCCTGGGAGACGCGGTACGGATCCTGTGTCGACGCGCAGCTCGCCGCCGAGCACGACCAGTGGGACGACAACCTGGCCGGACTCGTGCGCGGTACGACGTACGCCGACTTCGAGATCCGCCCAGGAAACCTGGACGAATCTCTCGATCTCGTGCTGGTCGCTACGGCCGGATGATCTTTTCGACGATCTTGCCGGCGATCAGGTAGACCAGCGCCGCGATCCCCCAGTTGACCAGGAGCGTGTTCTTCGCGGTCTCGAGCCGGAACAGGTCCTTGAACGGGCCGACCAGGTCGTGACCGCGCTCCAGGATCCAGCGCACGATCTCGTTGCTCTGGTTGGTCTGGTCGAGCGCGGTGAACAACGCACCGAGCGCGAGGACCGCGGCCGCGAGCACCGCGACCAGCCAGATCAGCGACGCGATCAGGTTGCGCAGCTTCCGGACACCGGAGCCGACCGAGGTCAGCGCCTGCTTGCCCATGCCGGGTCCCGAGGAGCCCGCCGGTTTGTTGCCCGAGGCACCGGTCGGCTTCGCGGCAGGCTTGCCCGCCGCGGCGCCCGCACCAGTGGCCGCCGCTACCGGCTCCTTGTCGGCAGCAGCGCCCTTCGAGGCGTCCTTCGCCGGGGCATCCGGCTGACCGGTCGCGGCGTCCTCCGAGCCGGCCGCGTCCGTTGCCGGGGCCCCGGCCGCCGCCTTCTCCCGGGCCCGCTGCTCCGCCACGATCTCCGCCGCCGTCTTCGGCCGGGCAGTCTTCGTCGCGGTCGCCGCACCCGATCCGGTACCGGTCTCGGTGCCGGCGGTCTCGGCCTTGTCGGCGGCCGGGTTCAACTCAGCCTTCTCGTCCTGCGTACCCACGTCGTCCATCTCCTCAGCCGGGGTCCGTTCCTCGTCCGTGGCCACTGCGGTCGCCTCGGTCTCCGGGGCCGGCGGTCTCCTACGCCGACTGACCGGGACCGGGCGTGGCGACAACCGGCGGCGCGCGCCCGCAACCGGTGCCGCTGCCGTACTGCCGTCTGCCTGTGCTTCCGGGTTCACGCTGGTGTTCACGCCCATGTCTGACTCGTTCGTTTCAAGCACTGGTTCCAACGTAGCGCTGCGGGCTACCACTGGCTCGGCCACGATCGGCACCGGGTCGACCGCGCGGGTCCTCGCCTGCGTGATCGAGTTGTCGGCCGCGGCCTGGTCGAGCAGCGACCGGGCAGCCTGATCGGCCGGACCGATCGCAGCCTGGTCCGCCACGCTACTTCTCCTCTCCGATGCTCATCCGGACGTGGGCGTCCGACCGGATGTGGGGGCCATAGTGCCCGACTGGTGAGTAACTTGAGAACCCCTCACGCTCTCTTTTTCACCATCTGCTTCTACCTCATCACTACCCGCATCCCCCGGAGCCACGCGCTGGGACCGCGCGACCGGAGTCTCACCTGCCTTGAGCAGACCGGCGGTCCGAGTGTTCGCCGCGGCCAGTCCGGCCAGGTACTTACGGCGCTCGGCGTTGGCGGCGTACCGGCTGGTGCGGTCGCCCAGGATCTTGGCTGGTACGCCGCCCGCGATCGCGTACGCCGGGATGTTGCCGCGGGCAACGCTGTTGGCGCCGATCACCACGCCGCGGCCGATGTCGGCGCCCCGGGTGACCGTGACCTTCGTCGCCAGCCAGCAGTCCGGGCCGATCCGGACCGGGGACTTCACCAGGCCCTGATCCTTGATCGGCAGGTCCAGGTCCTCGGTCTTGTGGTCGAAGTCGCAGATGTAGGTCCAGTCCGCGATCAGCGTCGACGCGCCGATCTCGATGTCCAGGTAGCAGTTCACCGTGACGTCGCGGGCGAACACCACCTTGTCGCCGATCCGCAGCGTCCCCTCGTGGGCGCGCAGCCGGGTCTCGTCACCGAGGTGCACCCATTTGCCGAGCACGATCCGCCCGTGACCGGGCCGCGCCACGATCTCCAGGTGCTTGCCGAGGAACACGAAACCCTCGGTGATCACGTGCGGGTGGCGCAGCTTGAACCAGGCGAACCGCCAGTAGCGCTTCAGGTAGTACGGCGTCCACGCCCGATGGCGCACCACCCAGCTGAGATTCGCCGCGGTGAGTAACCGCATCAACACACCCTACTGCTTGTCCTACTGCTTGTTGCTGATACCCGTGATCGAGACGTTGTAGTACAGCTCGTCCGGTACGACGGTCGACAGCGCCTTGTCCACCTTGGACAGCTGCAGCCACGACTTGTACGCGAACATCCGCCACCCGAACCCGAGCTTCTGCTCCGGTACGGCGGCCTCGAACGTGCGGATCGGCCACCCGACCCATGCCGCCAGCAACTCCTCCGTGACGGTCTTCACCTCGACCGCACCGGCCCGCGACGCCATCCGCGCCAGCGTGTCCGGGTCGAACGTGTGCAGGTCGACCACGGCCTCCAACGCGGCAGCCCGCGAGGATTCGTCGAGCTCCTCCTGCGACCGCCGCCAGTGCGCGAGCGCGGGCAGCTTGGTCACGTTCGTGGTCGCCCACCAGGTGAAGCGGGACAGCCGCCGGGCCACGAAGTCGCCGTACCGGGTGGGCTCGCCGCAGATCACGAAGCGTCCGCCCGGCTTCAGCACCCGGAGCATCTCGCGGAACGCCAGCTCGACGTCCGGGATGTGGTGGATGACCGCGTGCCCGATGACGAGGTCGAACGTGTCGTCGTCGTACGGGAGCTTCTCCGCGTCGGCGACCTTGCCCTCGATCGCGAACCCGAGCGTCTTCGCGTTCTTCTTCGCGGCCTCGACCATGCCCGGCGAGAGGTCCGTGACGTGCGCCTCGTCGAGGACGCCGGCCAGCTTGAGGTTCAGCGTGAAGAAGCCGGTGCCGGCGCCGATCTCGAGGGTCTTGCCGTACGGCCAGCCGCGGGTTCCGGCGACCGCTGTGAAGCGGTCCCGGGCGTAGTCGACGCAGCGTTCGTCGTACGAGATCGACCATTTCTCGTCGTACGTCGACGCTTCCCAGTCGTGGTACAGCACCTGGGCGAGCTTGTTGTCGTTCCAGGCCGCCTCGATGTCTTCGGCGGAGGCAGCAGGCTTGGAGGTAGCAGACATCAGATTCCCTTGAACTCAGCTTTGCCAGGACCGTTCTCGACGAAGGACTTCATCCCGATCGCGCGGTCCTCGGTGGCGAACAGCGCCGCGAACTGCTGACGCTCGATCTCCAGCCCGGTGGTCAGGTCGACGCCCAGTCCGGAGTCGATCGACTCCTTGGCCGCGCGCAGCGCCATCGCCGCGCCGCGGGAGAACTGGGACGCCCAGGCAACGGCCGCGTCGTACACCTCGGCGGCCGGGACCACCTTGTCGACCAGGCCGATCTGCAGCGACTCGGCCGCGTCGACGAACCGGCCGGTGTAGATCAGGTCCTTGGCCTTC
This Kribbella sp. NBC_00482 DNA region includes the following protein-coding sequences:
- a CDS encoding ATP-binding protein, which gives rise to MAGPKDVSAREAEVLAALAGDRSNAQIARRLHISIRTVESHISSLLRKYGVADRHELAALADVAESQPPGFSTPAGPGTTFVGREHDRAQLTRALGSNRLVSLLGPGGVGKTRLALRVAADVADNYPYGGAVVDLVPVRPGFVVAAVAEALQVTEQPPQTLADAVLERLKRGRTLLVLDNCEHLLDDVAGLVARILTEATETAVLVTSRERLGVAGERPVQLGPLTLGAEAEQLFRDRAALVAPEVADDSELAQKVCAELDGVPLAIELAAARAGSLGPDGLLAALDDRLRLLSGGRGPNERHNSLAQVIGWSYELLGDDERRLFRRLGVFVGGFDLAAVAGVTPGSSRGELSDLLGRLTDKSLLHRSQHAGISRWRMLETVRVFALEELKDEYDEVAALHVAWADRLATKLEERLEAGEEWQQEFDLLAPDLRVASGGVRSLARKLAHLTFARRRFLEAREHYLVAAANAADAGERYDDRRDAADAAMVVADGGHAYQLMMRSAADGILDAAGYAVTILNRYEMTRPAELPEDRGASLLPDDADGSVLVRVAWAWVDRFGVASAEAAVAAARRAEQPLDLMSALDAHGTALAAAGRLREADMAAKERMSLAATLPAHDPRAAAEIVDAFHVASTTAIAVGDIVEAVRLAQLIGDPVHGHPYITAPRKVRAYALAGRFEDAVRAADVMWNGWRAAGCPPRVWMASAAATAALAHGLLGSGQDAVWQARALEIARVTDPTDDRGLAAPAAFVEARLAIHHHNTDSGVVERAFAPFREPWWIPYAHAAGAELAVVSGRPDAAEYLERAVSENAWAAAVLRRAEGRLTGDRDVLLEAAGIFRRIGARFEERCTLDLAR
- a CDS encoding dihydrofolate reductase family protein yields the protein MGRVLLDITMSLDGFVTGPGADLTHGLGIGGDPLHDWLAGEAEADREAFERTSANIGAVLMGRRTFDLIDGPRGWSADGFSGERPAIYVVTSNPPSRVRLDGWFEFVPDGIEAALKLARAAAGARDVMIMGGGHLCRQYLYAGLVDELRVHVAPIVLGDGTPLFERTTLTPIRLVPRDTTSTPNATHLTYDVPHQEL
- a CDS encoding pyridoxamine 5'-phosphate oxidase family protein; the encoded protein is MTQEILDRRAAAVIEANKYMALGTVGADGLPWVTPVYFTPDGHDTFYWASSPNSLHSRNLAERPDVSIAIFDSTVPIGGASAVYFRAKAALVPDDELEACATLYSSRHAELRAFSADELRDDLRLYRARATEHWILVTGRDPEYGTGLDSRRPVWA
- a CDS encoding electron transfer flavoprotein subunit alpha/FixB family protein, with the protein product MSNVLVLVDHTAGVVRKTTAELLTIARRLGEPVAVFVGEGVTDVQAALPALGQYGATKVIALSNPELTQFLVAPKAEALAQVAAKIEPSAILISSSAEGKEIAARLAVKLDSGLITDAVDVVAADGGAVTTQSVFAGNFTVQAKVTHGTPIITVKPNAATPEAAETSPEVEEFDVTISDAAKTARIVESKPREATGRPELTEAAIIVSGGRGTGGDFAPIEAFADSLGAAVGASRAAVDSGWYPHAYQVGQTGKTVSPQLYVAAGISGAIQHRAGMQTSKTIVAVNKDPEAPIFELVDFGVVGDLHKVLPTATEEVTKRKS
- a CDS encoding electron transfer flavoprotein subunit beta/FixA family protein; the protein is MKIVVCAKFVPDATADRRFRPEDNTVDRAGVDGLLSELDEYAVETALTVKEAGDDSVVTVLTVGPEQAADAVKKGLQMGADAGVHVLDDAIHGSDAVATSLILSKALGKLEADLVVFGMGSTDGGMGVVPAMVSERLGLPAVTLGSEVTVDGQTVRIRRDGDTASETIEGTLPLVLSVSDQANEPRYPSFKGIMAAKKKPVETWSLADLELTPEQVGGSSAWTEVVEVTARPARTAGTIVTDEDGSGAAGLVEFLSTNKFL
- a CDS encoding class I SAM-dependent methyltransferase, with translation MTETLPLTGERTAPGIWHENYWFARHDAAYRWITAHLPIGTGRILDAGCGEGYGAELLRLAGASPVTGLDYEDTTLRHVRRVYPQIKVARGNLVQTPFADNAFETVTSLQTIEHLWEQPRFVAECARVLAPGGTLVLSTPNRLTFPSGNWYHTRELTAAEFIELLEPHFEITQALGLHHGERLTSWETRYGSCVDAQLAAEHDQWDDNLAGLVRGTTYADFEIRPGNLDESLDLVLVATAG
- a CDS encoding acyltransferase, with amino-acid sequence MRLLTAANLSWVVRHRAWTPYYLKRYWRFAWFKLRHPHVITEGFVFLGKHLEIVARPGHGRIVLGKWVHLGDETRLRAHEGTLRIGDKVVFARDVTVNCYLDIEIGASTLIADWTYICDFDHKTEDLDLPIKDQGLVKSPVRIGPDCWLATKVTVTRGADIGRGVVIGANSVARGNIPAYAIAGGVPAKILGDRTSRYAANAERRKYLAGLAAANTRTAGLLKAGETPVARSQRVAPGDAGSDEVEADGEKESVRGSQVTHQSGTMAPTSGRTPTSG
- a CDS encoding methyltransferase domain-containing protein yields the protein MSATSKPAASAEDIEAAWNDNKLAQVLYHDWEASTYDEKWSISYDERCVDYARDRFTAVAGTRGWPYGKTLEIGAGTGFFTLNLKLAGVLDEAHVTDLSPGMVEAAKKNAKTLGFAIEGKVADAEKLPYDDDTFDLVIGHAVIHHIPDVELAFREMLRVLKPGGRFVICGEPTRYGDFVARRLSRFTWWATTNVTKLPALAHWRRSQEELDESSRAAALEAVVDLHTFDPDTLARMASRAGAVEVKTVTEELLAAWVGWPIRTFEAAVPEQKLGFGWRMFAYKSWLQLSKVDKALSTVVPDELYYNVSITGISNKQ